The Methanoregula sp. UBA64 genome contains the following window.
CCGGATCGGCGCTTGCGGTGGATGCGGCGATAAGCGAGATGGTTGCGTTCCACCGTTCGTATGCGGACGGGAACATTCCCCGCCAGCAGTTCCGGGCGGGATTCAAGGCAGATTTTCCCCGGCGGGTTACCCGCCGCTGGCGCGATCTCGTGGCCCGGGACGTTGAACGCTCCGATGCAACACCGTCTCCCGAGGGAACCGTCCTCCCCGACGCAGCCTATTCCCGGTACGGCACCACGCTTATTGCCGCCCTTGTCGTCTACGACACCCTCCTTGTCGGCCAGGTCGGAGACGGCGACCTTCTCCTACTTCGTCCCGACGGCACGATCACCTTCCCCCTTCCCCGCGACCCGGTTCTTGCCGGAAACGAGACCCATTCCCTGTCCGCCCCGGACGCGCACCTGCTCTGGAGAACGGCGACAATCGATCGGGGCGAAGGCGGCGTCCTGCTTGCGGCAACCGACGGGATCTCGGACTCGTTTGCCGGCTCGGAGA
Protein-coding sequences here:
- a CDS encoding PP2C family serine/threonine-protein phosphatase; its protein translation is MPLPEEFSCTCDTGLGWAFGCSRTGAAHIRAGRPCEDAYALWSGSSGAVPCIACAVADGHGDPRHDRSRTGSALAVDAAISEMVAFHRSYADGNIPRQQFRAGFKADFPRRVTRRWRDLVARDVERSDATPSPEGTVLPDAAYSRYGTTLIAALVVYDTLLVGQVGDGDLLLLRPDGTITFPLPRDPVLAGNETHSLSAPDAHLLWRTATIDRGEGGVLLAATDGISDSFAGSESEEFSLFVHSLVDRVRTYGTDSVAAAMGGWLDRYSAIASGDDMTLVYASINPERPETPAADPPEQDRPVSREEDW